Proteins encoded together in one Pseudomonadota bacterium window:
- a CDS encoding J domain-containing protein produces the protein MRADRFHGRHEASGRCCDWPGCNKPGEFRAPPDDLRAGASRYDGPGEWRWFCLEHIRAFNQGYNYFAGMSMDEIYEAQRPANGWDSETRAFSSTPVDAPRWADFHDPLDAIGARFRENLQSRSQTAKDAAGLNGVHPFNRSEEKALATLGLTTDADRSAIRRRYSELVRKYHPDRNGGNRAYEKQLQAVVEAYQRLRKSAVFV, from the coding sequence ATGCGCGCTGACCGCTTTCATGGCCGCCATGAAGCCTCGGGCCGTTGCTGCGACTGGCCCGGCTGCAACAAGCCCGGCGAGTTCCGCGCGCCGCCCGATGACCTGCGCGCTGGCGCCTCGCGCTATGATGGCCCCGGCGAATGGCGCTGGTTCTGCCTCGAGCATATCCGTGCCTTCAACCAGGGCTATAACTATTTCGCCGGCATGAGCATGGACGAGATTTACGAGGCGCAACGCCCGGCTAATGGCTGGGACAGCGAAACCCGCGCCTTTTCCAGTACCCCGGTCGATGCCCCGCGCTGGGCCGATTTTCACGACCCGCTCGATGCCATTGGCGCGCGATTCCGGGAGAATCTGCAATCACGCTCACAGACGGCAAAGGATGCCGCCGGGCTGAACGGCGTGCACCCCTTCAACCGCAGCGAAGAGAAGGCGCTGGCCACGCTCGGCCTGACCACCGATGCTGACCGTTCGGCGATCAGGCGGCGTTATTCAGAGCTGGTGCGCAAATACCATCCCGACCGCAATGGCGGCAACCGCGCCTATGAAAAGCAGCTACAGGCCGTGGTCGAGGCCTATCAGCGGTTACGCAAATCGGCAGTGTTTGTATAG
- a CDS encoding BolA family protein: MQKISVQQEIEQLLTDAFSPEKLEVINDSASHRGHMGDDGSGESHFTVVIESASFEGKSRLERQRMVNKALGDLPGQRVHALAIKASAPGGA, from the coding sequence ATGCAAAAAATATCCGTCCAGCAGGAAATCGAACAGCTTTTGACCGACGCCTTTTCGCCGGAAAAGCTGGAAGTCATCAATGACAGCGCCAGCCATCGTGGCCATATGGGTGATGATGGCAGCGGCGAATCGCACTTCACCGTGGTGATCGAGAGCGCGTCTTTCGAGGGCAAGTCGCGGCTCGAACGCCAGCGCATGGTCAACAAGGCGCTGGGCGATCTGCCGGGGCAGCGCGTGCATGCGCTGGCAATCAAGGCCAGCGCACCAGGCGGAGCCTGA
- a CDS encoding cupin domain-containing protein encodes MDKLRLDAAFATIDGYWQPKIAADVNDAQVKLAKFQGAFDWHHHETEDELFLVIAGEMRMGLRDGESERFVDLEPGELILVPHGVPHRPEALSEECHVLLVEPNSTLNTGNVTNDRTVIDLERL; translated from the coding sequence ATCGACAAGCTCCGCCTTGATGCCGCCTTCGCCACTATCGACGGCTATTGGCAGCCGAAAATTGCCGCTGATGTCAATGATGCGCAGGTCAAGCTGGCCAAGTTTCAGGGTGCGTTTGACTGGCATCATCATGAGACGGAAGACGAGCTTTTTCTGGTGATTGCCGGCGAGATGCGCATGGGCCTGCGCGATGGTGAGAGTGAGCGTTTCGTCGATCTGGAGCCGGGTGAGCTGATTCTGGTGCCGCATGGTGTACCACATCGCCCCGAGGCGCTGAGCGAGGAATGCCATGTGCTGCTGGTCGAGCCGAACAGCACGCTGAACACCGGCAATGTCACCAATGACCGTACGGTCATCGATCTGGAGCGGTTATGA
- a CDS encoding pirin family protein — protein sequence MTPITETVLPVTHDLGAFEVRRILPSRKRAMVGPFIFVDQFGPAQLPVGNDLGVRPHPHIGLATVTYLFEGAIEHRDSLGSHQTIRPGEVNLMTAGKGIVHSERSPRTEMDKGARLFGMQTWLALPDGKEEIDPAFENIGSDALPLIEDAGASARVIMGDLWGQSAPTTCYSPTIYADILLGVGGAIPIDSEADERALLLVEGDAAIGGLPMEMFTLYILAPGEKPKLESISGGRAMLLGGAPIGSSRHIWWNFVSSSNERIKQAQQDWNAGRFPKVPGDEKEFIPIPDVPLTRGRG from the coding sequence ATGACACCGATCACCGAGACGGTTCTGCCGGTGACGCATGATCTCGGCGCGTTCGAGGTGCGGCGGATATTGCCGTCGCGCAAACGCGCCATGGTCGGGCCGTTTATCTTTGTCGATCAGTTCGGCCCGGCGCAATTGCCGGTCGGCAATGATCTGGGCGTGCGACCGCACCCGCATATCGGTCTGGCGACCGTCACGTATCTGTTTGAGGGCGCGATCGAGCATCGCGACAGCCTGGGCAGTCATCAAACGATCCGCCCCGGCGAGGTCAATCTGATGACTGCGGGCAAGGGCATTGTCCATTCCGAGCGTTCCCCCCGAACCGAGATGGACAAGGGTGCCCGCCTGTTCGGGATGCAGACCTGGTTGGCGCTGCCCGATGGTAAGGAAGAGATTGACCCGGCTTTCGAGAATATCGGCAGCGATGCCCTGCCGCTGATCGAGGATGCCGGGGCCAGCGCACGCGTGATCATGGGGGATCTTTGGGGCCAGTCTGCCCCGACGACATGCTATAGCCCGACCATCTATGCTGATATCCTGCTCGGCGTGGGCGGCGCGATCCCGATTGACAGCGAAGCCGATGAGCGCGCGTTGCTACTGGTCGAGGGCGATGCCGCTATCGGTGGTCTGCCGATGGAGATGTTCACGCTCTATATCCTGGCACCCGGCGAGAAACCGAAGCTGGAGAGCATCAGCGGCGGTCGTGCCATGCTGCTCGGCGGCGCGCCAATTGGCAGCAGCCGCCATATCTGGTGGAACTTCGTATCCTCATCGAATGAACGCATCAAACAGGCGCAGCAGGACTGGAATGCCGGGCGCTTCCCCAAAGTGCCGGGGGATGAGAAAGAGTTCATCCCCATCCCCGATGTGCCATTAACGCGGGGGCGGGGCTAG
- a CDS encoding serine hydrolase domain-containing protein yields MLKNFPKAIITLSLISACAPAALAHNAQVQPEATIADSDGARIARLETQLKNLRERDNPDAERWTIEQRMENYGVPGMGVAIIDNGKIILAKGYGVQSATSGEPVDANTVFSAGSVSKVINAALILRLVQEGKVDLDTDLNTYLTSWKVPENEYSSGHKITLRMLLAHTSGFSQHGFPDFKPGKALPTALQTLNGEKPAKHEPVRVLFTPGSKMKYSGGGITVSQVVVEDVTGMPYAEAARKYVFEPLGMTRSTFASPLPESHGNIARAHDRQGKPKALPRGYESFPEIAASGLWTSAGDMARFVLALMQDEDFLSAELRADMLTRVPLSWHGLGPRLNGEGDMLVFHHGGANDHYQSWIEGQPTQGNGFIVLTNGEAGRRLAYELRISADEAFDWPITFPDGYREPDLGTSKTE; encoded by the coding sequence ATGCTCAAAAACTTCCCCAAAGCCATCATCACTCTTTCCCTGATCAGCGCATGTGCGCCTGCCGCACTGGCACATAACGCCCAGGTCCAGCCCGAAGCCACAATTGCCGATAGCGACGGGGCGCGGATTGCGCGTCTTGAAACGCAGCTCAAAAATCTGCGCGAACGCGACAATCCCGATGCCGAACGCTGGACCATAGAGCAGCGCATGGAGAATTATGGTGTCCCCGGCATGGGCGTTGCAATCATCGATAATGGCAAGATCATCCTCGCCAAAGGCTATGGTGTACAATCCGCCACTTCGGGCGAGCCAGTCGATGCAAACACCGTATTTTCCGCGGGCTCTGTCAGCAAGGTCATCAATGCGGCGCTGATCCTGCGCCTAGTGCAGGAAGGAAAGGTCGATCTGGACACCGACCTAAACACCTATCTGACATCGTGGAAAGTGCCGGAGAATGAATATAGCAGCGGCCATAAGATCACATTGCGCATGCTGCTGGCGCACACATCGGGGTTCAGTCAGCATGGTTTCCCCGATTTCAAACCGGGCAAAGCGCTGCCCACTGCGCTCCAGACATTAAACGGAGAAAAGCCTGCCAAACATGAGCCGGTGCGCGTGCTGTTCACACCGGGCAGCAAAATGAAATATTCCGGCGGCGGTATCACCGTCAGCCAGGTCGTGGTCGAAGATGTGACCGGCATGCCCTATGCCGAAGCGGCGCGTAAATATGTGTTCGAGCCGTTGGGGATGACACGCAGCACCTTTGCCAGCCCGCTGCCCGAAAGCCATGGCAATATCGCCAGGGCGCATGACAGGCAAGGCAAGCCCAAGGCCCTGCCGCGAGGCTATGAATCTTTTCCCGAAATAGCCGCATCCGGCCTATGGACAAGCGCAGGCGATATGGCACGCTTTGTCCTCGCGCTGATGCAGGATGAGGACTTCCTCTCCGCTGAACTCAGAGCCGATATGCTGACGCGCGTGCCCTTAAGCTGGCATGGCCTTGGTCCGCGGCTCAATGGCGAGGGCGATATGCTTGTATTCCATCATGGCGGCGCCAATGACCATTATCAGAGCTGGATCGAAGGGCAGCCGACACAAGGCAATGGTTTTATCGTACTGACCAATGGCGAGGCCGGACGCCGATTGGCTTATGAACTGCGCATCTCAGCCGATGAGGCCTTTGACTGGCCGATTACATTTCCCGATGGCTATCGGGAACCGGATTTGGGCACATCTAAAACGGAATAG
- a CDS encoding alpha/beta hydrolase — protein sequence MTDQIPPFDLTRISLSTGVELDVALAGAEDAPPLILLHGFPESHRTWRHQIAHFARTHRVIAPDQRGYAGSSKPEGVSEYTVQKLVGDVVALADALGVDQFALAGHDWGGAGAWATALTHPHRVEKLIIANAPHPYTYQKAIYTDPDQRAATQYITAFRGPDFEAYVERKGWDAYYKENFADHVQTPIPEEERQIYLQQWQMPGAFTAMINWYRASAITIPPVDYHGPPPPAVQAFLDKPFPVLKMPVLLIWAMDDHALRPSLLDGIHSLIAKLMLVKLPGGHFVTWENHEAVTDAMDEFLNGDVTPVT from the coding sequence ATGACCGATCAGATTCCCCCCTTCGACCTTACCCGTATATCCCTCTCGACAGGCGTTGAACTGGACGTCGCCCTGGCCGGAGCTGAGGATGCGCCACCATTGATTCTGCTCCACGGCTTTCCCGAATCGCACCGCACCTGGCGGCATCAGATTGCGCATTTCGCCAGGACGCATCGCGTCATCGCGCCTGATCAGCGCGGCTATGCCGGTTCATCCAAGCCCGAGGGCGTCAGCGAATATACAGTGCAGAAGCTGGTCGGCGATGTGGTGGCGCTGGCCGATGCGCTGGGTGTGGATCAATTCGCACTGGCCGGGCATGATTGGGGTGGTGCGGGCGCTTGGGCTACGGCGCTGACCCATCCGCATCGGGTCGAGAAGCTGATCATCGCCAATGCGCCGCATCCCTATACCTATCAGAAGGCGATTTATACCGATCCGGACCAGCGCGCGGCGACGCAATATATTACCGCCTTTCGCGGACCTGACTTTGAGGCCTATGTCGAGCGCAAGGGCTGGGATGCCTATTATAAGGAGAATTTCGCCGACCATGTGCAGACCCCGATTCCGGAGGAAGAACGGCAAATCTATCTGCAGCAATGGCAGATGCCCGGTGCCTTTACCGCGATGATCAACTGGTATCGTGCCAGCGCGATTACCATTCCGCCGGTCGATTATCATGGACCGCCGCCACCTGCGGTGCAGGCATTTCTCGACAAGCCCTTTCCGGTGCTGAAAATGCCGGTGCTGCTGATCTGGGCGATGGACGACCATGCGCTGCGGCCATCATTGCTCGACGGCATCCATTCGCTGATTGCCAAGCTGATGCTGGTAAAGCTACCCGGCGGGCATTTTGTCACCTGGGAGAATCATGAGGCGGTGACCGATGCTATGGACGAGTTCCTGAATGGGGATGTCACGCCGGTGACATAG
- a CDS encoding amphi-Trp domain-containing protein: MSDDRDIEKSYLKKEHIAKLQRLVESLKAGKAYTIQVDGERLYVPSHAQLSIEHERNGDVEELEFQLRWTRSS; the protein is encoded by the coding sequence ATGTCCGATGATCGCGATATCGAAAAAAGCTATCTGAAAAAAGAGCATATCGCCAAGCTGCAGCGGCTGGTCGAGAGCCTGAAAGCGGGCAAGGCCTATACCATTCAGGTCGATGGCGAGCGGCTTTATGTCCCGTCCCATGCGCAACTGTCGATTGAGCATGAGCGCAATGGTGATGTGGAAGAACTGGAATTTCAGCTGCGCTGGACGCGTAGCAGCTAG
- a CDS encoding DUF2332 domain-containing protein yields MADETDKRFPSVAEAFANQLAYCTANGAPITARVCEALSALLHQDEQAAATAFGRRVLGWAGHPLGDGLPLRCAGGFHALHLAGEEPDLAPLYAGEATALANAEKLIGAALARHEAFLLPWLDTPPQTNEAGRSSNFAAAMLWLAQQALPPRFALNELGSSAGINLMMDRFHFDLGGVAVGPEDAAIELRPKWRGSPPPRQDIEIVSLQGADINPIDLTDETAAGRLKAYIWPEHPDRFHRMETAIAMARAEPPELIRADAADFVDTLLTGPQAPGTTRVLMHSIVWVYLPDATRQHITEAMESAGAQATSDTPLAWIMVESNRDTLRHELRVRYWPGGTDWTTLGTAHAHGKWVEWSD; encoded by the coding sequence ATGGCCGATGAAACGGATAAGAGATTTCCCAGCGTCGCCGAGGCCTTTGCCAACCAGCTTGCCTATTGCACCGCCAATGGCGCGCCGATCACTGCTCGGGTATGCGAGGCACTGTCGGCGCTGCTGCATCAGGACGAACAGGCAGCAGCTACCGCCTTTGGCCGTCGCGTACTTGGCTGGGCCGGACATCCGCTGGGTGATGGCCTGCCGCTGCGCTGCGCCGGGGGCTTTCATGCACTGCATCTGGCGGGTGAGGAGCCTGATCTTGCTCCACTTTATGCGGGTGAAGCCACAGCGCTCGCCAATGCGGAAAAGCTGATCGGCGCAGCGCTGGCCCGGCATGAAGCGTTTCTGCTGCCCTGGCTCGATACCCCGCCCCAGACCAATGAAGCGGGTCGTTCGAGCAACTTCGCTGCCGCGATGCTGTGGCTGGCACAGCAGGCCCTGCCGCCGCGCTTCGCGCTGAACGAGCTGGGTTCGAGCGCCGGGATCAATCTCATGATGGACCGGTTTCATTTCGATCTTGGCGGTGTTGCGGTCGGGCCGGAGGATGCCGCTATAGAGCTTCGCCCCAAATGGCGCGGCTCGCCACCACCGCGGCAGGATATAGAAATCGTCTCGCTGCAAGGCGCGGATATCAATCCGATCGACCTCACCGATGAGACGGCGGCAGGGCGCTTAAAGGCTTATATCTGGCCCGAGCATCCCGACCGTTTCCACCGCATGGAAACGGCGATTGCGATGGCACGTGCCGAACCACCAGAACTGATCCGCGCCGACGCCGCAGACTTTGTCGACACCCTGCTGACAGGGCCGCAAGCGCCGGGTACGACACGGGTGCTGATGCACTCGATCGTCTGGGTCTATCTGCCCGATGCGACCCGGCAGCACATTACCGAAGCGATGGAAAGCGCTGGCGCGCAGGCTACGAGCGATACGCCGCTGGCCTGGATCATGGTCGAATCGAACCGCGACACGTTACGACACGAACTGAGGGTGCGCTATTGGCCCGGCGGTACAGACTGGACCACGCTCGGCACCGCCCATGCCCATGGCAAATGGGTGGAATGGAGTGACTAG
- the hisG gene encoding ATP phosphoribosyltransferase, whose amino-acid sequence MTQPLIFAIPKGRILDDALPLLRQTGVEPKPNFFDKADRSLRFGSSREDMDIIRVRAFDVATFVAHGAAHIGIVGSDVIDEFDYADLYAPVDLDFGHCRLSVAEPKDRAVTDTLSHVSHVRVATKYPNLTSRYFASLGIQAECVKLNGAMELAPSLGLARHIVDLVESGRTLKQNGLEETAEIMSVSARLIVNRTALKTRHATLAPLIERFRDLANAGKAVA is encoded by the coding sequence ATGACACAGCCGCTGATCTTTGCCATCCCCAAGGGCCGCATCCTCGACGATGCGCTGCCGCTGCTGCGCCAGACGGGGGTCGAACCGAAGCCTAATTTCTTCGACAAGGCGGACCGTTCACTGCGTTTCGGCTCCAGCCGCGAGGATATGGACATTATACGGGTGCGGGCCTTTGATGTCGCGACATTCGTTGCCCATGGTGCGGCGCATATCGGCATTGTCGGGTCCGATGTCATTGACGAGTTCGACTATGCCGATCTCTACGCCCCGGTGGATCTCGATTTTGGCCATTGCCGCCTGTCGGTCGCCGAACCGAAGGATCGCGCGGTCACCGATACGCTGAGCCATGTCAGCCATGTCCGGGTGGCAACCAAATATCCTAATCTCACCAGCCGCTATTTCGCTTCGCTGGGGATACAGGCCGAATGCGTCAAGCTGAACGGAGCGATGGAGCTGGCGCCGTCGCTGGGCTTGGCGCGGCATATTGTCGATCTGGTCGAATCCGGTCGAACGCTGAAGCAAAATGGCCTGGAAGAAACCGCCGAGATCATGTCGGTCTCGGCAAGGCTGATCGTTAACCGCACCGCGCTCAAGACTCGCCATGCCACGCTGGCGCCGTTGATCGAGCGTTTCCGTGATCTGGCCAATGCCGGGAAGGCGGTAGCATGA
- the hisD gene encoding histidinol dehydrogenase produces MTLRLDTAQTDFAAQFDRLVNARRDSDSDVRRDVATIIDAVRSRGDAALEDYTARFDDHSLSGHGWQIDAEACNSAFDGLDTGLREALELAASRIRSYHQAQLPEDRDYTDDAGVRLGARWSAVDAAGLYVPGGRAAYPSSLLMNAIPAKVAGVERLVVVTPTPKSEVNPLVLAAAHLAGVDEIWRIGGAQAIAALAYGTDKIVPVDVITGPGNAWVAEAKRQLYGVVGIDMVAGPSEIVVIADGDNDPEWIAADLLSQAEHDPTSQSILFTDDVCFADHVDDCIQVQIEALSTRKVARESWDANGAIITVASLDEAVPLVNRLAAEHLELAVAEPDTLFTRVRHAGSVFLGRHTPEAIGDYVAGPNHVLPTGRRARFSSGLSVLDFMKRTSFIGLDEASLGKLGPATAALAHAEGLPAHALSVEKRLVK; encoded by the coding sequence ATGACCTTGCGTCTCGACACCGCACAGACCGATTTCGCGGCGCAGTTTGATCGGCTGGTCAATGCCCGGCGCGACAGTGATAGTGATGTCCGTCGCGATGTCGCCACGATTATCGATGCGGTGCGCAGCCGGGGTGATGCAGCGCTGGAAGACTATACCGCGCGCTTCGATGACCATAGCCTGAGCGGCCATGGCTGGCAGATCGATGCCGAAGCGTGCAACAGCGCCTTTGACGGCCTTGATACCGGACTGCGCGAAGCGCTGGAACTCGCCGCAAGCCGCATCCGGTCCTATCACCAGGCGCAGCTCCCCGAGGATCGCGATTATACCGATGATGCCGGGGTCCGGCTCGGCGCGCGCTGGAGCGCAGTCGATGCCGCTGGCCTGTATGTGCCCGGTGGTCGCGCCGCCTATCCATCGTCATTGCTTATGAACGCCATTCCGGCGAAGGTCGCCGGGGTCGAGCGGCTGGTGGTGGTGACGCCGACACCCAAAAGCGAGGTCAATCCTCTGGTATTGGCAGCGGCACATCTGGCCGGGGTCGATGAAATCTGGCGCATTGGCGGGGCGCAGGCGATTGCGGCTTTGGCCTATGGTACGGATAAAATTGTGCCGGTCGATGTCATAACCGGCCCCGGCAATGCCTGGGTCGCCGAGGCCAAGCGCCAGCTTTATGGTGTGGTCGGCATTGACATGGTCGCCGGGCCGTCGGAGATTGTGGTGATTGCCGATGGCGACAATGATCCGGAATGGATTGCCGCCGACCTGCTGAGCCAGGCAGAGCATGACCCGACCAGCCAGTCGATCCTGTTCACCGATGATGTCTGTTTCGCCGATCATGTCGATGATTGCATTCAGGTGCAGATTGAGGCGTTGAGCACCCGCAAAGTGGCGCGCGAAAGCTGGGATGCCAATGGCGCTATCATCACTGTCGCTTCACTCGACGAGGCGGTGCCGCTGGTCAACCGGCTGGCGGCCGAGCATCTCGAGCTGGCAGTAGCCGAGCCCGATACGCTATTTACCCGGGTGCGCCATGCCGGATCGGTGTTTCTCGGCCGTCATACGCCCGAGGCGATTGGCGATTATGTTGCCGGCCCCAATCATGTGCTGCCGACGGGACGCCGTGCGCGCTTTTCTTCGGGGCTTTCGGTGCTGGATTTCATGAAACGCACCAGCTTTATAGGTCTGGATGAGGCCAGCCTTGGCAAGCTGGGGCCCGCAACCGCTGCGCTGGCCCATGCCGAGGGTCTGCCCGCCCATGCGCTGAGTGTTGAAAAAAGGCTTGTCAAATGA
- the nusB gene encoding transcription antitermination factor NusB, with translation MTTAPRSQSRSAARLAAVQALYQRQMEMTPLPRLLKEFHDHRLGAEIEDAQYADAERAFFDDLLLGVEEKIDEIDGLILERLADGWTPERLDKTMLQILRAGTFELIAMPDIPTGTVINEYLDVAHAFFDAREAKFVNGLLDSVAKAKRG, from the coding sequence ATGACCACCGCTCCCCGTTCCCAATCCCGTTCTGCCGCGCGGCTCGCTGCGGTCCAGGCCCTGTATCAGCGGCAGATGGAAATGACACCCTTGCCGCGCTTGCTGAAAGAGTTTCACGATCATCGCCTCGGCGCGGAGATTGAGGATGCGCAATATGCTGATGCCGAGCGCGCGTTTTTCGATGATCTGCTGCTGGGTGTCGAAGAAAAGATTGACGAGATTGATGGTCTCATCCTCGAACGGCTCGCCGATGGCTGGACGCCAGAGCGGCTCGACAAGACCATGCTGCAAATCTTGCGCGCCGGGACGTTTGAGCTGATCGCTATGCCGGACATTCCTACAGGTACGGTGATCAACGAATATCTCGATGTCGCGCATGCCTTTTTTGATGCGCGTGAGGCGAAGTTCGTCAATGGCTTGCTCGACTCGGTTGCGAAGGCGAAGCGCGGTTAA
- the thiL gene encoding thiamine-phosphate kinase — protein sequence MASGEAEFIEQLRRIATDPAARELHDDTAVLPLGDETLVITHDMMVEGVHWLAGTDSADIAWKLVAVNLSDLAAKGAMPLGVVLGFVLAGNNDWDARFAEGLEAVLGEYGVPLLGGDTVSVPAGKAARTLGLTAFGRATSDPVPARSGAKAGDRLYVTGTLGDARAGYRLAETGKTGDPALLAAFHRPIPLLEAGQALAGQVDAMMDISDGLLLDASRMAAASGLSVTIDLEILPLSPACVAQHGDDAEARIAAASWGDDYQLLFALPPDIAPVVTSHCVGHFATGKGLSLRYGGKALALPDRLGYQHR from the coding sequence ATGGCAAGCGGCGAGGCGGAGTTTATCGAGCAACTGCGCCGCATCGCCACTGACCCTGCAGCACGTGAATTGCACGATGATACTGCGGTGCTGCCGCTTGGCGATGAAACGCTCGTCATCACCCATGATATGATGGTCGAAGGCGTGCACTGGCTGGCCGGTACCGATTCGGCGGATATTGCGTGGAAGCTGGTGGCGGTGAACCTCTCCGATCTCGCGGCCAAGGGGGCGATGCCGCTGGGGGTTGTTCTCGGCTTTGTGCTGGCGGGCAATAATGACTGGGATGCGCGCTTTGCTGAAGGGCTGGAGGCGGTACTCGGCGAATATGGCGTGCCGCTGCTCGGCGGCGATACGGTTTCGGTGCCAGCGGGCAAGGCGGCACGGACGTTGGGGCTGACCGCCTTTGGTCGCGCCACCAGCGACCCGGTGCCCGCACGTAGCGGCGCGAAAGCAGGCGACCGGCTCTACGTTACCGGCACGCTCGGCGATGCCCGCGCCGGCTACAGGCTGGCTGAAACGGGAAAAACCGGCGACCCGGCGCTTCTGGCTGCATTTCACCGCCCGATACCGCTGCTCGAAGCCGGGCAGGCTCTGGCCGGACAGGTGGATGCGATGATGGATATATCCGATGGCCTGTTGCTCGATGCCAGCCGTATGGCGGCGGCCAGCGGGCTGTCCGTCACCATTGATCTTGAGATCCTGCCGCTATCTCCCGCCTGTGTCGCACAGCATGGTGATGATGCGGAGGCGCGCATTGCTGCGGCGAGCTGGGGGGATGACTATCAGCTGCTGTTCGCGCTACCACCTGATATTGCGCCTGTGGTCACGTCCCATTGTGTCGGGCATTTCGCCACAGGCAAAGGCCTTAGCTTACGCTACGGCGGCAAGGCCTTGGCACTGCCCGACAGGCTGGGTTACCAGCATCGCTGA